From a region of the Phycisphaerales bacterium AB-hyl4 genome:
- a CDS encoding D-hexose-6-phosphate mutarotase yields the protein MTKNATAQSLNEQFGIPETLRFEDPGQGMPRAVITADAATAVIYLHGAHIAEYQPTGDKPVLFMSPKSNIHPDKPIRGGIPICFPWFGPNQHDPTAPPHGQARLAAWQLTQATKLPDQRVQLTLTRDIAPFRLTFTITVGQELQMQLRTENTTNQPAQFEQALHTYFTISKIHDIEITGLAGLSYIDKTRNAERLTQANPPLRFEGETDRVYINHPGHCTLHDPGYKRNIVIEKHNANSTIVWNPWTDKSLKLPDLGDDDWPGFVCIESGNVADNAITLAPSEAHEMTATLRPQPQA from the coding sequence ATGACAAAAAACGCCACCGCCCAATCGTTAAACGAACAGTTCGGCATCCCCGAAACCCTCCGCTTCGAAGACCCCGGCCAGGGCATGCCCCGCGCTGTCATCACCGCCGACGCCGCCACCGCCGTCATCTACCTCCACGGCGCTCACATCGCCGAGTACCAGCCCACCGGCGATAAGCCCGTCCTGTTCATGAGCCCGAAATCCAACATCCACCCCGACAAGCCCATCCGCGGCGGCATCCCCATCTGCTTCCCATGGTTCGGCCCGAACCAGCACGACCCCACCGCACCACCGCACGGCCAAGCCCGCCTCGCCGCCTGGCAACTCACCCAAGCCACCAAACTTCCCGACCAACGCGTCCAACTCACACTCACCCGCGACATCGCCCCCTTCCGCCTCACCTTCACCATCACCGTCGGCCAGGAGCTGCAAATGCAGCTCCGCACGGAAAACACCACCAACCAGCCCGCCCAGTTCGAGCAGGCATTGCACACCTACTTCACCATCAGCAAAATCCACGACATCGAAATCACCGGCCTCGCCGGCCTCAGCTACATCGACAAAACCCGCAACGCCGAACGCCTCACCCAGGCCAACCCGCCCCTCCGCTTCGAAGGCGAAACCGATCGCGTCTACATCAACCACCCCGGCCACTGCACGCTCCACGACCCCGGCTACAAACGAAACATCGTCATCGAAAAGCACAACGCCAACAGCACCATCGTCTGGAACCCCTGGACCGACAAGTCGCTCAAACTCCCCGACCTCGGCGACGACGACTGGCCCGGCTTCGTCTGCATCGAGTCCGGCAACGTCGCAGACAACGCCATCACCCTCGCCCCCAGCGAAGCCCACGAAATGACCGCCACCCTCCGCCCCCAACCCCAAGCCTGA